The following proteins are encoded in a genomic region of Triticum dicoccoides isolate Atlit2015 ecotype Zavitan chromosome 1B, WEW_v2.0, whole genome shotgun sequence:
- the LOC119318387 gene encoding beta-hexosaminidase 1-like has translation MPPKLLTRLILALVAVAVAVSGAAAARRHPAPANFTASGNPVYIWPLPKNFTSGTQTLAVDPDLALDPKGAGGGAAAVAEAFERYRHLIFSPWAHAARPASAGYDVARLTVVVASADETLELGVDESYTIYIAAAGGANSIVGGATIEANTIYGAIRGLETFSQLCVFNYDTKNVEVRYAPWYIQDEPRFAFRGLMLDTSRHYLPVDVIKQVIDSMSFSKLNVLHWHIIDEQSFPLEIPSYPNLWKGSYSKSERYTVEDARYIVSYAKKRGIHVMAEIDVPGHAESWGNGYPKLWPSLSCTEPLDVSSNFTFEVITGILSDMRKIFPFGLFHLGGDEVYTGCWNLTPHVKQWLDERNMTTKDAYKYFVLKAQEIAIDLNWIPVNWEETFNSFGGSLNPRTVVHNWLGPGVCPKVVAKGLRCIMSNQGVWYLDHLDVPWEQVYTAEPLAGIDDAVQQKLVLGGEVCMWGETADTSDVQQTIWPRAAAAAERMWSQLEAISAQDLETTVLARLHYFRCLLNHRGIAAAPVTNFYARRPPIGPGSCFIQ, from the exons ATGCCCCCAAAACTCCTCACTCGCCTCATCCTggccctcgtcgccgtcgccgtcgccgtctccggcgcggcggcggcccgGCGCCACCCGGCCCCGGCGAACTTCACCGCCTCGGGGAACCCCGTGTACATCTGGCCGCTGCCGAAGAACTTCACCTCCGGCACGCAGACCCTCGCCGTTGACCCCGACCTCGCGCTCGACCCCaagggcgccggcggcggcgccgcggcCGTCGCGGAGGCGTTCGAGAGGTACAGGCACCTCATCTTCTCCCCGTGGGCGCACGCGGCCCGCCCCGCGTCGGCGGGGTACGACGTCGCCAGGCTCACCGTCGTCGTCGCCTCCGCCGATGAGACG CTCGAGCTGGGAGTGGACGAGAGCTACACGATCTAcatcgcggcggcgggcggcgccaaTTCCATCGTTGGCGGAGCGACCATAGAG GCTAATACAATATATGGAGCTATTCGCGGACTAGAG ACATTCAGTCAGTTATGTGTGTTTAACTACGACACAAAAAATGTCGAAGTGCGCTATGCACCCTGGTACATTCAGGATGAACCACGCTTTGCCTTCCGTGGCTTGATGCTAG ACACCTCAAGGCATTACCTCCCAGTTGATGTGATAAAGCAAGTCATTGACTCCATGTCATTTTCTAAGCTG AACGTTCTTCATTGGCATATCATCGACGAACAATCTTTTCCATTGGAGATACCATCATATCCAAATCTATGGAAGGGTTCATATTCAAAATCAGAGCGGTACACAGTGGAAGATGCACGCTATATTGTCAG TTATGCTAAGAAAAGAG GTATTCATGTCATGGCAGAGATTGACGTACCTGGTCATGCAGAATCATG GGGAAATGGATATCCAAAGCTTTGGCCTTCTCTTAGCTGTACAGAGCCATTAGATGTTTCTAGTAATTTCACATTCGAAGTAATAACTGGAATCTTGTCTG ATATGAGAAAAATCTTTCCGTTTGGGCTGTTTCACCTGGGTGGCGATGAAGTATATACAG GCTGCTGGAATTTAACACCCCATGTGAAGCAGTG GCTTGATGAACGCAACATGACTACAAAGGATGCTTACAAATACTTCGTGCTGAAAGCTCAGGAGATAGCAATTGATCTTAACTGGATTCCTGTAAATTG GGAGGAAACCTTCAACTCATTCGGAGGAAGCCTAAATCCCCGGACTGTTGTGCATAACTG GTTGGGTCCTGGGGTCTGCCCTAAAGTTGTTGCAAAGGGTTTGAGATGTATAATGAGTAACCAAGGTGTATGGTACCTTgatcatcttgatgttccgtgggaaCAAGTCTACACTGCCGAGCCACTTGCAGGAATAGACGACGCAGTGCAGCAAAAGCTGGTACTGGGTGGAGAGGTTTGCATGTGGGGTGAGACGGCAGACACCTCCGATGTCCAACAAACAATATGGCCACGAGCAGCTGCGGCAGCAG AGCGTATGTGGAGTCAGTTGGAGGCCATATCCGCCCAAGACCTGGAAACAACCGTCCTGGCTCGGCTACACTACTTCAGATGCCTGCTGAATCACCGCGGGATCGCTGCAGCCCCAGTCACAAACTTCTATGCTCGGCGGCCTCCAATCGGCCCTGGCTCGTGTTTTATCCAGTAA